In Nocardioides sp. JS614, the sequence CCGAGCCGGCGTCGGTGACGTCGACCACGTCCTGGTGCGCGTCCTCGACCTCGACCGGGTGCGGTTCCCGGACGGGCCGGCGGGGACGGCTCCGCCGTTCGTGCAGTACGGCGGGCTCCTGCACAGCCACCACCGCGCGACCGCCGCGGGCGTCGGCGTGGCGGAGCTCGACGACCTCGTCACGCTGCTGGATGAGGCCGTGGCTCGGGTCGCCGGCGCGGGGTTCCGGGCCACGCCGTTCGGTCGCGACGACACCCTGTCGGAGCGGCTCGGGTTCAGCAGCGTCGGTGGCGTGTGGGTCAAGGACGAGACCGGCAACGTGGCCGGATCGCACAAGGGCCGCCACCTCATGGGCGTCCTGCTCCACCTCGAGGTCGCGGAGCGTCTCGGCCTCGCGGCGCCGTCGGCACGGCCGGACCTGGCGATCGCCAGCTGCGGCAACGCCGCCCTCGCCGCCGCAGTCGTCGCCCGCGCCGCCGGCCGCCGGCTCCGGGTCTTCGTCCCCGTCGACGCCGACCCGGCGGTGCTGGGCGACCTCCGCGACCTGGGCGCAGACGTGGTCACCTGCGCGCGCACCGCGGACGCGGACGGCGACCCGGCGTACCTGCGGCTGCAGGCGGAGCTGGCCGCCGGCGCACTGCCGTTCACGTGCCAGGGCAACGAGAACGGACTGGTGATCGAGGGCGGTGAGACGCTGGGCTACGAGATCGCGTCCGACCTCCGGGCCCAGCGCATCGACCTGGACCACCTCGTGGTCCAGGTCGGCGGCGGCGCCCTGGCCAGCTCCTGCATCCAGGCGCTCGACGAGGCGGTCGCGCTCGGTGTCCTGGCCCGGCAGCCGCGGGTGCACACCGTGCAGACCACGGGCGGCCACCCGCTCGAGCGCGCCTACACCCGGGTCCGGGACGGCCTGGGCCCAGCACCCGGTGCGGCCGAGATCGACGAGGCCCTCCACGCCGCGGCGATCCACCGGTCGGCGTACATGTGGCCGTGGGAGGGCGAGCCCCGCAGCATCGCCACCGGCATCCTCGACGACGAGACGTACGACTGGCGAGCCGTCGTCGGCGGGATGCTCCGGACCGGAGGCCGGTCGCTGGTCGTGTCCGAGGAGCGGCTCGCCGGTGCCCACGCCCTCGGTCGCGCGGCGGGCTACCGAGTCGACCCCACCGGCTCCTCCGGGTTGGCCGGCCTCCTGGACCTGGTGGCCGCCGGCGACGTCCACCCCGACGCGCGCGTTGGCGTGCTCTTCACCGGCGTCGAGCGCCAGGACCAGGCAGGGACCAGGCGGGTCCATGGACCCTAGTGGACCGTGTGGTCCGGGAGCACGCTGAGGAGGATCGGAGCAGAGGAGCGCACATCGTGGCGGCCGACATTCGAGACGCTGTCCCCTCCTTGGCGCTGTGCGGCGCCACGATCGTCGTCGCGCTCGACCCTCCGGAGGTGGTCTCCGGCGACGTCGTGATCGCGGGCGACCGGATCCTGACGGTCGGCACCGCGCCGCCCGGCGTGCCGCGGCGCGACTGCTCGGGGACGCTGCTCCTGCCCGGCAACGTCTGCGCCCACCACCACCTCTACTCGGCGCTCAGTCGCGGGATGCCGTACCACCTCGCTCCGCCGGCCACGTTCACCGAGATCCTCCAGCGGGTCTGGTGGCGCCTCGACCGCGCCCTGGACGAGCAGTCGATCCGGGCCTCGGCGCTGCGCGGCGGCCTCGACGCGTTGCGTGCCGGCACCACGACGATCGTGGACCACCACGCCTCGCCCAACGCCATCGACGGCTCGCTCGACATCATCGCCGAGACCCTGGCGGAGCTGGGGGTGCGCAGCGTCCTGTGCTACGAGGTCAGCGACCGGGACGGACCCGAGCGCGCCGCCGCCGGCATCGCCGAGAACGGCCGCTTCCTCGCGCGGGCGCGTGGGTTGACCCGCGGTCTGATGGGCGCGCACGCGTCGTTCACGCT encodes:
- a CDS encoding pyridoxal-phosphate dependent enzyme — translated: MIAPASRLVCWGCGGAPDPADPYPFRCPRAGVGDVDHVLVRVLDLDRVRFPDGPAGTAPPFVQYGGLLHSHHRATAAGVGVAELDDLVTLLDEAVARVAGAGFRATPFGRDDTLSERLGFSSVGGVWVKDETGNVAGSHKGRHLMGVLLHLEVAERLGLAAPSARPDLAIASCGNAALAAAVVARAAGRRLRVFVPVDADPAVLGDLRDLGADVVTCARTADADGDPAYLRLQAELAAGALPFTCQGNENGLVIEGGETLGYEIASDLRAQRIDLDHLVVQVGGGALASSCIQALDEAVALGVLARQPRVHTVQTTGGHPLERAYTRVRDGLGPAPGAAEIDEALHAAAIHRSAYMWPWEGEPRSIATGILDDETYDWRAVVGGMLRTGGRSLVVSEERLAGAHALGRAAGYRVDPTGSSGLAGLLDLVAAGDVHPDARVGVLFTGVERQDQAGTRRVHGP